TGTGCACAAACCCGCAATACTAGCCTTAGAGGATGGAACCATCTTTAAGGGCAGGTCGATCGGCGCTGATGGAACATCAGCCGGTGAAGTGGTATTCAACACCGCGATGACTGGATATCAGGAAATTTTGACCGATCCCTCCTATTGCCAGCAACTCATAACCCTGACTTATCCCCATATCGGTAATACCGGTGTCAATGACGAAGATGAAGAAGCGTCCCGGATTCATGCGAGCGGCCTGATCATTCGCGACCTGCCGTTGCTGGCAAGTAACTGGCGCAGCCAGCACAGCCTGCAGGATTACCTCGAATCCCGCGAAGTCATCGCTATATCCGATATTGATACCCGCAAATTGACGCGACTGCTGCGCGACAAGGGTGCCCAGTCGGGTGCGATTATGGCCGGCGACCGGGTAACCGAGGCCGCGGCGGTCGAAGCGGCCCGGGCCTTCGGCGGTCTCGCGGGTTGTGATCTGGCCAAGGTGGTCACGACTGCGGAAACTTACACCTGGACCCAATCGACCTGGTCCATCGGTGCCGGGTATGGCGAGAATCCCGATACGCCTTACCACGTGGTTGCCTACGATTACGGGATCAAGAAAAATATCCTGTGCATGCTCGCGAGTCGGGGTGCACGCGTTACCGTCGTCGCGGCCAAAACCCCGGCCGACGAGGTACTGGCAATGCAGCCTGACGGGGTATTCCTGTCGAACGGGCCGGGAGATCCGGAACCCTGTGACTATGCCATCGAGGCCATCGACCGGATTTTACAGGCCGACCTGCCGGTGTTTGGTATCTGCCTGGGTCATCAATTGCTCGCGCTGGCGAGCGGTGCCAGAACAGTCAAGATGAAGTTCGGGCATCACGGGGCGAACCACCCGGTGCAGGACCTGGCGACCGGCGTGGTGATGATCACCAGTCAAAACCATGGTTTCGCGGTTGATGAAACCAGTCTGCCTAAGTGCCTAAAGGCGACGCATCGATCCCTGTTTGATGGCAGCCTGCAGGCGGTAGAGCGAACCGACAAACCGGCATTCAGCTTCCAGGGGCATCCCGAGGCAAGTCCCGGGCCGCACGATGTAGCACCGATGTTCGATCGCTTCTTAGATTTGATTGTCGCGCATAAAACCGGCGCAGGGGTGAGCTGATGCCACGGCGTCAAGACATCGAGTCGGTCATGATCATCGGCGCCGGACCGATCGTCATCGGCCAGGCCTGCGAGTTTGACTACTCGGGGGCGCAGGCCTGCAAGG
This Gammaproteobacteria bacterium DNA region includes the following protein-coding sequences:
- the carA gene encoding glutamine-hydrolyzing carbamoyl-phosphate synthase small subunit, which codes for MHKPAILALEDGTIFKGRSIGADGTSAGEVVFNTAMTGYQEILTDPSYCQQLITLTYPHIGNTGVNDEDEEASRIHASGLIIRDLPLLASNWRSQHSLQDYLESREVIAISDIDTRKLTRLLRDKGAQSGAIMAGDRVTEAAAVEAARAFGGLAGCDLAKVVTTAETYTWTQSTWSIGAGYGENPDTPYHVVAYDYGIKKNILCMLASRGARVTVVAAKTPADEVLAMQPDGVFLSNGPGDPEPCDYAIEAIDRILQADLPVFGICLGHQLLALASGARTVKMKFGHHGANHPVQDLATGVVMITSQNHGFAVDETSLPKCLKATHRSLFDGSLQAVERTDKPAFSFQGHPEASPGPHDVAPMFDRFLDLIVAHKTGAGVS